CCCAACCTCAGCCTCTGTCTCATGACGTGAACCGTCaccagccgcctcgcctcacccaTGGTCTCGCAGCCCGAACCCAACCCGTCTTCCGCGCTCGCACCCcatcctcatcaccatcatcactcGCGACGCGGGCACCAcccatcgtcaacgaccgcctcctccgtcgcctcccgcccctcGCTGTCCCGCACCAAGCGCTACGGCCGCTCccacgccggcggcaccTCGTACGTACCGCAAAACGAGTTCCCCGTCTTCGCGCACAGCGGCGATGTCGAAATTCtggtccgcgccggcgccgtcgagaatCGCTATCTACTGCACCGCCACACCCTgacgcgctgcagcggcttcttcgaggCCAGCACCTCGTCCGAGTGGTCCAAGGCACGGCCGCTTCTCGCCGGGGGGAACGAGCTCGCGCGCATCGGCGAGGACCCGGCTTCGCTGTCGGACCGCATCGATGGGGATGCACAGGGACTAACGGGCGCTATGCCGCGCAAGATGTGGAGGTATGAGCTCGATcctggcgcgggcgagggtgACGTCCCCATGCTTGTGCAAAGAGACGAcatgcgcggcggcgacgcctccaAGTCCGCGATTCCCTCCATCTTCGGCGCGGGTTCGAGCGTCGGCGCGTCAGCGCTCAAGTCGAGTCTGCGCAAAGGCGCCAGCGGCCACTCGCACTCATCGTCTGTGCCATCCAACCACGTCTCCTTCACCCGGTCCGTCGCCAACCTGAGTCTTGGCCCGAGCCTCTCCCAAGCCGACGAAGATATCCTGCGCGACTACGACAACCTGTTACGCATCTTCTACAACTATCCCCCGATGCTGGACGCCATCAACGTGGCTGATGCCTATGTACAATGCAAGTCGCTGCTTGGTCTCGCAGACCTCTACGATGCCCTCCCCGTAGTCGGTCCGCGCGTCGATCACCACCTGCTGCAGTTCCAATCGCGCCTCTGGAAGCAGATTGCCAAGTACCCGATCTCGTACCTGCGCTTGGGTTATCTCGCCCGCAGCAAGGTAATATTCCAGGAAGCTTTAATTCACGTGGTTGGTCAGTGGCCGGCTGGCGAGCGcagcctgcgcgccgcgttGCCGGACGTGGTGCTGGACATCATCGAAGACAAGGTGGACGAGCTTGAGGAGGCCGTTAGCCGCGTCGAAGGTCGCCTCTTCCGTCTGAGTCTAAAAACGCCGAGGGGCGAGCGCGTGACGCCGTCCAACAACTATCTCGAGTGGCTCGTCATCAGCCTCTTTCGGCAGTGGCTCGCCGACaacacggcgccgcagcccccTCCCGACCGAAACGGGCGCAgtggccaccaccaccacccgtcgctgccgcccgcggtgCCACCACTgacgtcggtcggtcgcgCGTACCGCACGCTCGGCTCTGGCAATTCAGCCGCCTTCCTCGGTCACGACGATTGCAAAAAGTTCCTCAAGCTGACGCCGGAGCTGTACACGCGCGAAAACCTCCGCCGCTTTGAGAAGCGCATGGACGagatcaaggccatggcgcgcgacATTGTGCGCCCCCTCCTCGGAAGCGGCCTCGAGCTAGACTTGGCCGGCTCGAGCCGAACTTCGGACGGCATCAGCTATCTCACATGCACGGCGGTCGGCAACAGGGACCTGCCCTGGCTGACCGACAGTTGAAGGTCGTCAAAGCCTAGACAGCGATTTTCTTCGGAACACGACTACATGTCGAGTCTCGCCGATATACGAGAGGCTGTGGGCTTCTTGGGATATACAGAATAATGGCAGAGAAGGCCAGAGTACACCCAGTGGGCCTGCCGAGAAACcccttttctttctctctaTACTCAACTGGATACCCCATTTCCTTTATTTTCCTTTCCTCTACAGACAAGTTACTTGGGAATTTTCCCCCGATGCCTCGCACCCATCGCTGCATGATATAATGGACTTGTGTGCAGTCTAgcgcggtcggtcggtggtCGTGTGCATGGATAGCAGGCTGGACCTAGACACCATGTCCCTGGGGGCTCTCCGTTATACAATGAGGAATGAAGGCATGTAACGAATACGCCGACTCGATGTCGGATGGATGTGCATACGTAGCCAGGTAATACAGCACAAGTTGAAGCTTGGATCCCTCCCTGACCCTCTTACACGGGGAGGACGACCTTGACGCCCATGTATTCCCGCTGGTGCATGAGGTTGCCATCAATGAGCACCTGGTCGGCACCCAGGCGGTGTCGGGCCGTGTCGGTAAGGAGTGTGACGGCGGAGACTTGGATCTCGCGCTACTCCCAGTTCGTGGgcacgaggccgccctcggtgGTGCGGTTCCTGAACTCTCGGCAGACAccctgctcgtcgacgtagTCCGTCTTCTCGCTGGATGGGGGCCGACTCTGGGCGAAAGGcgggggagaagaagagacgGGTCGGTACC
Above is a genomic segment from Purpureocillium takamizusanense chromosome 2, complete sequence containing:
- a CDS encoding uncharacterized protein (EggNog:ENOG503NX5N), giving the protein MVSQPEPNPSSALAPHPHHHHHSRRGHHPSSTTASSVASRPSLSRTKRYGRSHAGGTSYVPQNEFPVFAHSGDVEILVRAGAVENRYLLHRHTLTRCSGFFEASTSSEWSKARPLLAGGNELARIGEDPASLSDRIDGDAQGLTGAMPRKMWRYELDPGAGEGDVPMLVQRDDMRGGDASKSAIPSIFGAGSSVGASALKSSLRKGASGHSHSSSVPSNHVSFTRSVANLSLGPSLSQADEDILRDYDNLLRIFYNYPPMLDAINVADAYVQCKSLLGLADLYDALPVVGPRVDHHLLQFQSRLWKQIAKYPISYLRLGYLARSKVIFQEALIHVVGQWPAGERSLRAALPDVVLDIIEDKVDELEEAVSRVEGRLFRLSLKTPRGERVTPSNNYLEWLVISLFRQWLADNTAPQPPPDRNGRSGHHHHPSLPPAVPPLTSVGRAYRTLGSGNSAAFLGHDDCKKFLKLTPELYTRENLRRFEKRMDEIKAMARDIVRPLLGSGLELDLAGSSRTSDGISYLTCTAVGNRDLPWLTDS